From Streptomyces sp. NBC_00775, one genomic window encodes:
- a CDS encoding NUDIX domain-containing protein: MRWTVHGEHTLQDTPWVRLRSLDVERPDGTRGDYHVVRLRDLAVTAAVDDRRRVLMMWRHRFVTDTWAWELPMGLVEDGEQPVEAAARELEEETGWRPESMRELMYAQPANGITDSQHFVFRADGATRIGEPTERNESDRLEWIPLAAIPGMIARREIVSGATLVGVMALLLEQGAWATLLGA; the protein is encoded by the coding sequence ATGCGGTGGACCGTCCACGGCGAGCACACACTCCAGGACACGCCATGGGTGCGGCTGCGCTCACTGGACGTCGAACGGCCCGACGGCACCCGCGGCGACTACCACGTCGTACGCCTGCGGGACCTCGCCGTGACGGCGGCCGTCGACGACCGCCGGCGGGTCCTGATGATGTGGCGGCACCGCTTCGTCACGGACACCTGGGCCTGGGAGCTGCCCATGGGGCTGGTCGAGGACGGCGAGCAGCCCGTCGAGGCCGCCGCACGGGAACTGGAGGAGGAGACGGGATGGCGTCCGGAATCGATGCGGGAGCTGATGTACGCGCAGCCGGCGAACGGGATCACCGATTCCCAGCACTTCGTGTTCCGCGCGGACGGGGCGACGCGGATCGGCGAGCCCACCGAGCGCAACGAGTCCGACCGGCTGGAGTGGATCCCGCTGGCCGCGATTCCCGGGATGATCGCCCGCCGCGAGATCGTGAGCGGCGCGACGCTGGTCGGGGTCATGGCCTTGCTGCTGGAGCAGGGCGCGTGGGCGACGCTGCTGGGTGCCTGA